The Pseudonocardia broussonetiae DNA segment GGTAGCCGCGGACGTCCGAGCGCTCGTCGTTGTTGGACACCGCCAGGTACCGGGTCACGATCGCGTCGAGGATCCGTGTCGCGCGGTCCGGGTCGGCGTCGCGGAACTCGATGCTGATGACCTCGCTCTCCTCCAGCACCGTGGCCTGCAGGGACTCCGCGAGGTCCTCGACCGGCACGCCGGACCCGGCCGACACCGGGCCCAGCACCGTGCGGCTGGTCAGCAGGACGAGCTGGGTGCTGAGGTTGCGGTCCTCCCGCAGGAAACCGGTGGGCTGCTCGCGGGTCAGCAGGTAGAGCACGTCGGCGCGGGCCGCGTACTGCGTCGGCAGCAGCGTGCCGATGCCGAAGCCCGCCCCGGCCCCCGCGACGACGAGCAGCACGGCGAGCAGAGCCAGGGTCGTCCACGTGCGGCGCGACGGGCCTCCGCCCGCCGCCGCGGTGCGGGTGCCGGGGTCGTCGGTGACCATGGGTGGACGTCCGTTCGTCGAGGGGGCGGCCGCGAGGGCGATGGCCTCGGTGCGCTCCTCGACACCCGCGGACGGGAGCCGGTCGTAGGGGGGCACCGGTGTCACACCCCTGCCAGGACGGAGCAGACGCGGTCGACCTGCGCCGGCGCGATGCCCGGGAACAGCGGCAGCGAGAGGATCTCACCGGCCGCCCTCTCGGCCACCGGGCAGGGGTCGTCGGCGAACTCCGCGAACGCCGGCTGCAGGTGGCAGGGGACGGGGTAGTGCACGCCCCAGCCGATCCCGCCGGCGTCGAGCGCGGCGACGGCCGCCGCGCGGTCGGGCACCCGCACGACCGCGAGGTGGTGGACGGACTCGGCGAGCGGGTCCTGCGCGACGGGTGCGCACCAGTCGGGGAGCTGCTCCCGGTACCGCTCCACCGCCTCCACGCGACGGGCGTTGGCGGCGTCGAGGCCGCCGAGCTTGATGCCCAGCACCGCGGCCTGCAGGGTGTCGAGGCGGCTGTTGCGGCCCGACACGTCGTGGTGGTGGCGGCTGGTGGCGCTGCGTCCGTGGTCGGCCGTCCGCCGGATGCGGGCGACGAGCTCGGCGTCGTCCGAGACGACCGCCCCGCCGTCACCGAACGCGCCGAGGTTCTTGCCCGGGTAGAAGCTGAACGCGGCGGCGCGCCCCGCCCCGCCCGCGCGCCGGCCCGCGTACCGGGCGCCGTGGGCCTGGGCGGCGTCCTCGACGAGCGGGACGCCGTGGCGGTCGGTGACCGCGAGCAGCCCGTCGACGTCGGCCATCTGCCCGAACAGGTGCACGGCGACGACCGCGGCCGTGCGCGGCCCGATCGCCGCGGCGACCGCGTCGGGGTCGACGAGCAGCGTGTCGGGCCGGACGTCGACGAAGCGCGGGCGGGCCCCGACGGCCCGGACGGCCTCCGCCGTGGCGACGAACGTGTTGGCGGGGAGGACGACCTCGTCGCCCGGCCCGATCCCCAGCCCGTCGAGGACCAGTTCCAGCGCGTCGGTGCCGTTGGCGACGCCGACGCAGTGGTCGGTGCCGCAGTACGCGGCGAAGTCGTCCTCGAACGCGGCCACCTCCGGGCCGCCGACGAAGCGCCCGTGCCCCAGCACGGTCTTCCAGGCGACGTCGAGGGCGTCGCGCAGCGGTGCGTTGACCGCTCCCAGGTCGAGGAACGGGACGGGGGCGGGGCGCGTCACGAGAGCACCGGGGAGCGCTGCTCGACGATCACGGTGGCCGGCGCCGGCTCCGTGATCGCGACCGGGCCGTCGTCGACCGGGACGACCCCTCCGTCGAGCCGGGCGCGGTCGGTGGCGCTCAGGACCCGGACGATGTCGAGGCCGCGCCGCCCCGTCGTGGCGGGGGTGGCGCCGCTGCGCACGCAGTCGACGAAGTGCTGGTCCTGCACCCGCAGGGGCTCGTCGAACGGGATGAACGGCGAGGTGATGTCACCGGAGCGGTAGGTGACGGGCATCGCGTGGGCCGACGACGGGTCGTCGACCTCCGCGGGGTCGACGCCGATGTCGTAGATGCGGATGCGCTCGTTGTCGGACATGTCGTCGTAGACGACCATCTTGCGCTCGCCGACGACGGTGACGCGCCGGACCTTGTCGGGGTTCAGCCAGCTCACGTGGACGAACGCGTGGGCGTCGGAGCGCGGGAACTGCAGGCGCAGGTAGGCGACGTCCGCGTGGCGGTCGCCGATGTTGCACTGCGCCCAGACGCTCGTCGAGCTCGGCATCTCGTCGAGGAGGTAGGAGACGATGGAGATGTCGTGCGGCGCGAGGTCCCAGATGACGTTGACGTCGCGCTGGTAGCGCCCGAGGCTCAGCCGCGCGGTGTCGATGTAGAGCACGCGGCCCAGCGAGCCCGAGCGCACGATGTCGCGCAGCGTGCGGACGGCCGCGTTGTACTCGAAGGTGTGGCCGACCATCAGCGGGACGCCCCGCGACTCCGCCGTCTCGACGAGCAGCTCGGCCTCGGCGACCGACGTCGCGAGGGGCTTCTCGACGAGGGTCGGCTTGCCCGCCTCCAGCGCGACCAGCGCGACCAGCGTGTGCGCGGCGGGCGGCGTGGCCACGACCACCGCGTCGACGTCCTCGACGACGGCGTCGAGCGAGCCGGCGAGCCGGGCGGCCGGGTAGTGGTGCGCGGCTTCCGCCAGGCGGTCCTCGTTCCCGTCCACTACGGTCACGCTCACGTCGGCGAGGCTGCTCAGCACGCGGACGTGCTTGGAGCCCCAGTACCCGTACCCGACGACGGCGACGTTGGTCCGAGCGGCTGGCATCCTGCTCCGATCACTGGGAAGTCGGCACGGTCGGACGACCGGCGAGTTCAGCCGTAGATCGGACGGGTGACGCTCTCTGTTACCCCGATAGCGGAGCGTCCACGAAGGGAGGACAGAACTCCTCGTCGGAGCGACTGTGCGTGATCACCTGCGGGTTCTCGGGGGAGCATCCGGGTGTGCCGCTCCGAGCCGCGGCCGGCGTCGCGGTGGCCCTGTGCCTGGCCGTCGCGGTCCCGGTCCCCACGCCCCCCGCGCCCGTCGCCGCGTCCGCGGTCGTGGGTGCGCCCGTCCTCGGTGTGGCGGTGCTGCCTCCCGGAGCCCCGCTCCCGTCCGACGGGGACTGCGCCCGCTCGACCCGCCGCGACCCCTGGGAGCCGCGGCCGGAGAACACCGGGGCGAACCGCACGGTGCCGCCCGGGCCGGTCGCCTCGCGGGCCTGGGGCGGTCCCGCGGCCGAGGCGCTGCGCACCCGCGTCACCGGCCGCTTCACCGGCACGACCGACGAGATCATCCGCTGGGCCTCGTGCAAGTGGGGGTTCGACCCGGACGTCACGCGGGCCCAGGCGGTCCAGGAGTCCGGCTGGGTCCAGTCGGCGCGCGGCGACGGCGGCGTCAGCCTCGGCCTGCTCCAGATCAAGTCGACGGTGTGGACCGGCACCGCCCCCTGGTCGGCCACGAGCACCGCGTTCAACGTGGACTGGTCGCTGGGCCTGCGGCGGGCCTGCTACGAGGGCCAGCTCTCCCCGGCTCCGCAGGGCCGCGGGGACCTGTGGGGGTGCGTCGGCATGCACTACTCCGGGGGGTGGCGCGACGCGCCGGCGCTGGCCTACGTCGCCGGGGTGCAGGCGCACCTGGAGCGCCGCGCGTGGCGGGAGTGGCCGAGCGCGACGGGTTGGCCACCGGCGTGAGCGGGCACCGTGTTCAGCCGGTGGGGTGCGGGTAGTGGTCCCACGTCCGCAACCGGCCCCCGGTGAAGCCCAGCACCCAGGTGCTGGCCTTGCGGCTCGGCACGTCGTCGAGTCCGCTCAGGGCGCCGACGACGTCGGGGATCACACCGCCCTGGCTGCAGACCAGGCTGACGCCGGGCTGCGCGGCGATCTCGCGGAAGCGGGCGAGGCCGGCGGCGGGGTCGTCCCAGTAGCCCTCCTCGCCCAGGAGCGGCTCGTCGGCCACGGGGAGGCCGTGGGCCGCGGCGATCGGCGCGATGGTGTCGCGGCAGCGGATCGGCGGGGCGGAGGCGAGGCGGTCGGGGCCGAACAGGGGGAGCAGGGTCGCGAGCTGGCGGGCCTGCTCGCGGCCGGTGCCCGACAGCGGGCGGTCCTCGTCGGGGCCGTCCCACTGGTTGCGGCTGCCGGCCTTGGCGTGGCGCACCAGCACGACCACCGAGTCGGGCGGGCCGGTGTCGGCGAAGCGGGCGAGGACGTCGAGGTCGCGGCGGTAGGACAGCAGTGCGGCGGCGTCGTCGGGGGAGCACCAGCGCAGCTCGTCGGTCTCCGCGTTGGGCTCGAAGGCGCCCGAGCAGGCCTGCGCGGCCCAGTACCGCACGACCTTGGGGCCCTCGATGACGTCGTAGTGCACGTCGAGCAGGAGCGGTCCGAGCCGGGCGGCGAAGCCGGTCTCCTCCGCGGTCTCGCGGACGGCGGCGTGCGGCATCGACTCGCCGCGGTCGAGCTTGCCCTTGGGCAGCGACCAGTCGTCGTAGCGCGGGCGGTGCACCAGCGCCACCTCGGCACCGGACCCGGCGCGGCGCCAGAGGACGGCGCCGGCCGCGAGGATCGGCGTGCTCATTCCGACTCGGCCACCAGCGCGTGGCGCAGCATCATCTCGGCCTGGTGGTCGCGGACGGGGGAGACGCCGGAGTCGAGCGGCGGCGAGGGCTCCCAGCGCCCGTCGGCCTGCAGCGTCCAGCACCGCGTGGCCGGGTCCATGCAGCTGTCGATCATCTCGCCGAGCTGCGCGGCGAGCGCGGGGTCGGCGACGCGCAGCAGCACCTCGACGCGGCGGTCGAGGTTGCGGTGCATCATGTCGGCGCTGCCGAGCCAGTACTCGTCGGCGGAGCCGAAGTGGAAGACCCGGCTGTGCTCCAGGAACCGGCCCAGGATCGACCGCACGCTGATGTTCTCGCTGAGGCCCTCGCGGCCCGGACGCAGCGCGCAGATGCCGCGCACGACCACGTCGACGGGCACCCCCGCCTGCGACGCCCGGTACAGCGCGTCGATCACCTGCTCGTCGACCAGCGAGTTGACCTTGACCCGGACGCACGCGCCCGGCTGGCCCGCCCGGTGCGCCTCGATCTCGTCCTCGATGCGCCGCACGATGCCGCGCCGCACGCCGTAGGGCGCGACGAGCAGCGACCGGTAGGAGGTCTGGCGGGAGTAGCCGGTGAGGGAGTTGAACAGGTCGGTGAGGTCGGCGCCGATCGTCGGGTCGGCCGTGAGCACGCCGACGTCCTCGTAGAGCCGCGCGGTCTTGGGGTGGTAGTTCCCGGTGCCGATGTGGCAGTAGCGGCGGATCGACTCGCCCTCCTGGCGCACGACGAGCGAGGTCTTGCAGTGCGTCTTGAGCCCCACCAGCCCGTAGACGACGTGCACGCCCGCCTTCTCCAGCTCGCGCGCCCAGCGGATGTTGGCCTGCTCGTCGAACCGGGCCTTGATCTCCACCAGCGCGACAACCTGCTTGCCGGCGGCGGCGGCGTCGACCAGGGCGTCGACGATGGGGGAGTCGCCGGAGGTGCGGTAGAGCGTCTGCTTGATCGCGAGCACGTGCGGGTCGGCGGCGGCCTGCTCGATGAAGCGCTGCACCGACGTCGAGAACGAGTCGTAGGGGTGGTGCACCAGGACGTCGCCCTCGCGCAGGGTGGCGAAGATGCTGCGCGGGGTCTCCCGCTCGGCGAACGCCGGGTGCGTGGCGGGGACGAAGGGGTCGTCCTTGAGGTCGGGGCGGTCGACGCCGTGCACGGCCCACAGCGCGGTGAGGTCGAGCAGGCCCGGGACCGTGACGACGTCGCCGGGGTGCACGTCGAGCTCGCGCAGCAGCAGCTCCAGGACGTGCTCGCTCATGGTGTCGGTGACCTCGAGGCGCACCGGCGGGCCGAAGCGGCGCCGCGCGAGCTCGCGCTCGAGGGACTGCAGCAGGTCCTCGTCGCGGTCCTCCTCGACCTCGACGTCGGCGTTGCGGGTGACGCGGAACGCGTGCACCTCCGCGACCTCCATGCCGGTGAACAGGTCACCGAGGTGCGCGGAGATGAGGTCCTCGATCGGCAGGAACGTGATCGTGTCGTCCTCGGTGGCGACGTTGACCAGCCGCGGCACGTTGTTGGGCACCTTGACGCGCGCGAACCGCTCGGTGCGCCCTTCCGGGTCGCGCACGGTGACGGCGAGGTTGAGGGAGAGCCCGGAGATGTAGGGGAACGGGTGCGCCGGGTCGACGGCCAGCGGCGTCAGCACCGGGAAGACCTGCGCGGAGAAGTAGGCCGACAGCCGCACGCGCTGGTCGTGGGACAGGTCGCTCCAGCGCAGGATGTTGATGCCCTGCTGGGCGAGCTCGGGGCGGACGTGGTCGAGGAACACCCGCGCGTGCGCCTCGGCGATCGCCTGCGTGCGCGCGGCGATGCGGGTGAGCTGCGCGGTGGGGGACAGGCCGTCGGCGCTGCGGACGGCGAGGCCGGTGTCGTCGCGGCGCTTCAGCCCGGCCACGCGGACCATGTAGAACTCGTCGAGGTTGCTCGCGAAGATCGCCAGGAACTTGGCCCGCTCCAGCAGCGGCTGGCTGGTGTCCTCGGCCAGGGCCAGCACGCGGGCGTTGAAGTCGAGCCAGGACAGCTCGCGGTTGAGGTACCGGTCGTCGGGCAGGCCCGAGCCGGGCACGGGCGTGCGCGCGGGCGGGCTGACGGGCACCGCGGCGCCCGCGGTGTCGGTGCGGGCCCCGGTGGCCGCGGCCGTCGGGCCCGGCTGGTCGAGGATCTCGAGCCCGGCGTCGACGGTGGCGGTGCTCAGCGGCCGCGCGGCCGCGTGCACCCGGCGGGTCGACGGGCGCGGGGCCCGCTTCGACGCGCTGTCCCGGGCCTTGCGACGACCGCCCGGCGTCGGTTCGGGCCCTGCTGAACCGTTCACGTCTGCACCCACACGGGCCATTGTTGCCCACTGGTGTCCCTCCCGTCTCATCCCGAGGGTGTCCACCAGGTGAACCGGGGCGTAACGCGAGGTGCGTCACCCCCGATCGGGTGGGGTGACCTCCGCTCCCCGGTACGGCACGGTCCAGGCGCTGCGCGCCGTCGCCGCGCTGCTCGTCGTCGGCGCCCACCTCGGGGGGCCGACCGGCTTCGAGGACAAGCTCTTCGGCTCCCCGGTGCTGCTGGGCTGGACCGAGCACGTGGGGCCGATGGGCGTCGACCTCTTCTTCGTGGTGAGCGGCTTCATCATGGCCGTGACCACGCGGAACGTGGCCTCCGGCCTGCAGCCCGCCTCGGCGTTCCTGCTGCGGCGGGTCACGCGGATCTACCCCTGCTACGTGCTGGTCACCGCGGCGGTCCTGGCCGTCTTCCTCTGGCGGCCGGACCTGGTGAACTCCAGCGAGGACGTCCGCCCCGACGTCCTGGCGTCGTTCCTGCTGCTGCCGCAGGCGGGGCTGCCGCTGCTGCTCGTGGGCTGGACGCTGGTCTACGAGATGCTCTTCTACGTCGTCCTCGGGGCGACGCTGCTGGTGCGCCGCTCGTGGCTGTGGTGGGCGCTCGGGACGTGGGTGGCGCTGATCGTCGTCCTGGCGCCGCTGGAGCAGGCGTCGTCGAACCTGTGGGTCGGGCTGCTGCTGGGCCCGCGCAACCTCGAGTTCGTGCTGGGCGTGGGCCTCGCGGCGCTGGTGCTCGCCGGCCGGATCACGGCGCCGCGGCTGCTGTGCCCGCTGGCGGTGGCGCTGCTGGTGGTCGCGGCCGCGCTGGGGCCCGTCGACGGGCCGGTCGAGGGCTGGCTGCGCCTGGCCGCCGTCGGGCTGCCGACGACGCTGCTGGTGTACGGCGTCGTCGGCGGCGAGCTGCGGCACGGGTGGCGGGCGCCGCGGTCGCTCGTGGCGGCCGGGGACGCGTCCTACTCGCTGTACCTCGTGCACGTGCCGGTGCTCAAGGTCGTCGGCATCGCGCTGGGTCTGGTGGTCGCCGAGGTCGTGCTGCCGGTGCGCCTGCTGCTGCTCGTGCTGGTCGCGGCCGTCGCCGTGGCCGGCGGGATGCTGTTCTACCGGTGGGTCGAGGCGCCGCTGATCACCCTGGTGCACGACCGGGCGCCGCGCCCGCGCCGCGCCCCGGCGCCGGTCGTGCCGGCGCCGCGGACGGGGGCGCACCGGCCGGAGCGGGTCGCGCTGCGCTCCTCAGGGGTGCGCGCAGGGCGCCAGGACGCCGCGGGTGCGCCCGCCCAGGCCGAGCAGGCCCGCCGCGGCCAAGTCGGCGGGGGTGTCGACGTCCCGGCGCAGGCCCGGCCACTCACCGACCAGCGGAACCGCGCCTGACGCGGCGTGGTCGGCGGCCGAGCCGACGCCGAACCGCGGGTCGAGGTCGACGCCCGCGGCGGCGGTGAGCAGCGCGGTGCCGGTGCCGTCGGCGTCGGCGACGAACGCGCGGGCGAACCCCGTGGCGGCGGCGAGGGCGGCGTCGAGCTCCTCGGGACGCAGGGCGGGGAGGTCGGCCTGCAGCGCGGCGACCGGGACCCCGGGGCGGCGGGCCCGCAGGACGGCGGCGCCGTGGGAGTAGGCGGCGTTCAGGCCGGGCTCGGGACCGTCCGGGACGACCTCGACGCCCGCGGCGGTGAGCTCGAGGGTCACCACCGGGTCGGAGCTGACGACGAGCAGCCGGTGCACGAGGCGCGCGGCGCGGGCGGCGGCGACGGTGTCGTGGGCCAGCGCGAGGGCGAGGCGGGCGTGCGCGGCGGGGTCGTCACCGGCGGCGCCGCGCAGCCGGGTCTTCGCCTCGACCAGCCGCTTGACCGGCACCACCAGATCCACGGGGTCCATCGTCGCAGGCTGCGGGGCGGGGGCTCACGGAGCCCGACTCGGGCGCAGCGAGAGCCCGACTCGCGGGAGGAGAGGGAGGGGACGGTCAGTAGGCGCCGCGGCCGCCGAGGACGGCGCGGGCGGTGCCGGCGACGATGTGCATCTCGAGGCCGAGGGTCCACTCGTCGACGTAGCGCAGGTCCAGGGCGATCGACTCGTCCCAGGAGAGGTCGCTGCGGCCGCTGACCTGCCACAGGCCGGTCATGCCCGGGCGGACCGAGAGGCGGCGGCGCTCGCGGGCGGTGTAGGTCTCGGCCTCCTGCGGGAGCGGGGGGCGCGGGCCGATCAGCGACATCGAGCCGTTGAGCACGTTGAACAGCTGGGGCAGCTCGTCGATCGAGTAGCGGCGCAGGACGCTGCCGACCCGGGTGATGCGGGGGTCGCGGCGCATCTTGAACAGCGGGCCGGCGCCCTCGTCGTCGGCGGCGAGCAGGGCGCGGTGCTTCTCGGCGTCGACGACCATCGAGCGGAACTTGACCATGCGGAACGCGCGGCCGTCGCGGCCGATGCGGGTCTGCAGGAAGAACACGGGGCCGCCGTCGAGCTTCACGGCGAGGGCGACGACCAGGAGCACCGGCGCGACGAGCAGCAGGAGCAGGGCGGTGGCCGTGACGTCGACCACGACCTTCGCGACCCCGACGAACCCGCGCACCGCGCGGCCGGGGACCAGGGGGGCGTCGACCGGAGCCGGGGCGGGGTTCTCCACGAGCCGCAGCGTCGGAACGATCCGCGCGGGCTCGCGCAGGTCGGTAACCCTGTTCAGGGGGTGCACCGTGGCGGTCTGCACTGCGGCCGTCATCACTGTCCTTCTCTTCACCGGGTACTGCCGTAACTGGTCCTCACAACCAGAGACGTGCCGCGCCGGGGGAGGTTGCGTCGGGTTCGGGAAAAGATCTCCACGATCGGGTCGGGTGGACCGGCGGGCCGGTCACCGGGGACACTTCCGGCAGGTTGTGGTGCCCGGCGTGAGGAGTGCATGGGGTGAGGCGTGAGAAGCGCGGCTTCTGGATCGCGTTCTGCGCGGTCTTCTTCTACCCGATCGGCTGGCTCACGGGTCGCAGCCGCTACGAGGGCCGCGAGCACATCCCGGCGCACGGCGGTGCTCTCCTGGTCGCCAACCACATCTCGCACCTCGACCCGATCTTCTCGGGGCTGATCGTCGAGCGCTCCGGGCGCGTGCCGCGGTTCCTGGCCAAGCACAGCCTGTGGAAGGTGCCCGTGCTCGGGCAGGCGCTGGCCGGCAGCGGGCAGATCCCGGTCTACCGCGAGTCGGCCGACGCCCAGCAGAGCCTGCGCGAGGGCACCGCGGCGCTGCAGGAGGGCAAGGTCGTCATCATCTACCCGGAGGGGACGATCACCCGCGACCCGCAGACCTGGCCGATGCACGCGCGCACCGGCGTCGCGCGCCTGGCGCTGACGGCCGACGTGCCGGTCGTGCCGATGGTCCACTGGGGCACCCACCGCGTCCTCGACGGCTACAACAAGAAGTTCCGGCCGCTGCCGCGCGGGCCGATCGTGGTGCGCTGCGGCGAGCCCGTCGACCTGTCGGACTACCGGGGGAAGCCGATCGACGCGGCGCTGCTGCGGGAGGTCACCGACCTGCTGATGGGGCGGGTGCGCGACCTGCTCGCCGAGGTGCGCGGGGAACCGGCGCCCACCGCGTTCTTCCGGAGGGCCTCGTGAGCGGGCAGGTCCGGCGCGTCGCCGTGCTGGGCGGCGGCTCGTGGGGCACGGCGTTCGCGAAGGTGCTGGCCGACTCCGGGCGCGAGGTCCGCCTGTGGGCGCGCCGGCCCGAGGTCGCGGCGGCGGTCAACGAGCGGCACACCAACCCCGACTACCTGCCCGGCATCGAGCTCCCCGGGCTGCTCTCGGCCACGACCAACGCCGCGGCCGCGCTCGACGGCGTCGACGCGGTGGTGCTCGCCGTGCCCTCGCAGACCCTGCGCTCCAACCTCGACGGCTGGCGGCACCTGCTGCCCCCCGGCGTCACGCTCGTCAGCCTGGCGAAGGGGGTGGAGCTGGGCACGCTCAAGCGGATGAGCGAGGTGGTCGTCGAGGTCGCGGGCGTCACGCCCGACCAGGTGGCCGTGGTGTCCGGCCCGAACCTGGCGCGCGAGATCGCCGCGGAGGAGCCGACCGCCACGGTCATCGCGTGCGCCGACCACGACCGCGCCGTCGCCCTGCAGCACGCCTGCACCACCGGCTACTTCCGCGCCTACACCAACACCGACGTCGTGGGGTGCGAGGTCGGCGGGGCGGGCAAGAACGTCATCGCGCTGGCCACCGGCATGGCGGCGGGCATGGGCTTCGGCGACAACACCCGCGCGTCGCTGATCACGCGCGGGCTGGCCGAGACCGCGCGCCTGG contains these protein-coding regions:
- a CDS encoding DegT/DnrJ/EryC1/StrS family aminotransferase is translated as MTRPAPVPFLDLGAVNAPLRDALDVAWKTVLGHGRFVGGPEVAAFEDDFAAYCGTDHCVGVANGTDALELVLDGLGIGPGDEVVLPANTFVATAEAVRAVGARPRFVDVRPDTLLVDPDAVAAAIGPRTAAVVAVHLFGQMADVDGLLAVTDRHGVPLVEDAAQAHGARYAGRRAGGAGRAAAFSFYPGKNLGAFGDGGAVVSDDAELVARIRRTADHGRSATSRHHHDVSGRNSRLDTLQAAVLGIKLGGLDAANARRVEAVERYREQLPDWCAPVAQDPLAESVHHLAVVRVPDRAAAVAALDAGGIGWGVHYPVPCHLQPAFAEFADDPCPVAERAAGEILSLPLFPGIAPAQVDRVCSVLAGV
- a CDS encoding Gfo/Idh/MocA family protein: MPAARTNVAVVGYGYWGSKHVRVLSSLADVSVTVVDGNEDRLAEAAHHYPAARLAGSLDAVVEDVDAVVVATPPAAHTLVALVALEAGKPTLVEKPLATSVAEAELLVETAESRGVPLMVGHTFEYNAAVRTLRDIVRSGSLGRVLYIDTARLSLGRYQRDVNVIWDLAPHDISIVSYLLDEMPSSTSVWAQCNIGDRHADVAYLRLQFPRSDAHAFVHVSWLNPDKVRRVTVVGERKMVVYDDMSDNERIRIYDIGVDPAEVDDPSSAHAMPVTYRSGDITSPFIPFDEPLRVQDQHFVDCVRSGATPATTGRRGLDIVRVLSATDRARLDGGVVPVDDGPVAITEPAPATVIVEQRSPVLS
- a CDS encoding NUDIX hydrolase, which gives rise to MSTPILAAGAVLWRRAGSGAEVALVHRPRYDDWSLPKGKLDRGESMPHAAVRETAEETGFAARLGPLLLDVHYDVIEGPKVVRYWAAQACSGAFEPNAETDELRWCSPDDAAALLSYRRDLDVLARFADTGPPDSVVVLVRHAKAGSRNQWDGPDEDRPLSGTGREQARQLATLLPLFGPDRLASAPPIRCRDTIAPIAAAHGLPVADEPLLGEEGYWDDPAAGLARFREIAAQPGVSLVCSQGGVIPDVVGALSGLDDVPSRKASTWVLGFTGGRLRTWDHYPHPTG
- a CDS encoding RNA degradosome polyphosphate kinase; amino-acid sequence: MARVGADVNGSAGPEPTPGGRRKARDSASKRAPRPSTRRVHAAARPLSTATVDAGLEILDQPGPTAAATGARTDTAGAAVPVSPPARTPVPGSGLPDDRYLNRELSWLDFNARVLALAEDTSQPLLERAKFLAIFASNLDEFYMVRVAGLKRRDDTGLAVRSADGLSPTAQLTRIAARTQAIAEAHARVFLDHVRPELAQQGINILRWSDLSHDQRVRLSAYFSAQVFPVLTPLAVDPAHPFPYISGLSLNLAVTVRDPEGRTERFARVKVPNNVPRLVNVATEDDTITFLPIEDLISAHLGDLFTGMEVAEVHAFRVTRNADVEVEEDRDEDLLQSLERELARRRFGPPVRLEVTDTMSEHVLELLLRELDVHPGDVVTVPGLLDLTALWAVHGVDRPDLKDDPFVPATHPAFAERETPRSIFATLREGDVLVHHPYDSFSTSVQRFIEQAAADPHVLAIKQTLYRTSGDSPIVDALVDAAAAGKQVVALVEIKARFDEQANIRWARELEKAGVHVVYGLVGLKTHCKTSLVVRQEGESIRRYCHIGTGNYHPKTARLYEDVGVLTADPTIGADLTDLFNSLTGYSRQTSYRSLLVAPYGVRRGIVRRIEDEIEAHRAGQPGACVRVKVNSLVDEQVIDALYRASQAGVPVDVVVRGICALRPGREGLSENISVRSILGRFLEHSRVFHFGSADEYWLGSADMMHRNLDRRVEVLLRVADPALAAQLGEMIDSCMDPATRCWTLQADGRWEPSPPLDSGVSPVRDHQAEMMLRHALVAESE
- the cofC gene encoding 2-phospho-L-lactate guanylyltransferase: MDPVDLVVPVKRLVEAKTRLRGAAGDDPAAHARLALALAHDTVAAARAARLVHRLLVVSSDPVVTLELTAAGVEVVPDGPEPGLNAAYSHGAAVLRARRPGVPVAALQADLPALRPEELDAALAAATGFARAFVADADGTGTALLTAAAGVDLDPRFGVGSAADHAASGAVPLVGEWPGLRRDVDTPADLAAAGLLGLGGRTRGVLAPCAHP
- a CDS encoding lysophospholipid acyltransferase family protein produces the protein MRREKRGFWIAFCAVFFYPIGWLTGRSRYEGREHIPAHGGALLVANHISHLDPIFSGLIVERSGRVPRFLAKHSLWKVPVLGQALAGSGQIPVYRESADAQQSLREGTAALQEGKVVIIYPEGTITRDPQTWPMHARTGVARLALTADVPVVPMVHWGTHRVLDGYNKKFRPLPRGPIVVRCGEPVDLSDYRGKPIDAALLREVTDLLMGRVRDLLAEVRGEPAPTAFFRRAS
- a CDS encoding NAD(P)H-dependent glycerol-3-phosphate dehydrogenase, producing MSGQVRRVAVLGGGSWGTAFAKVLADSGREVRLWARRPEVAAAVNERHTNPDYLPGIELPGLLSATTNAAAALDGVDAVVLAVPSQTLRSNLDGWRHLLPPGVTLVSLAKGVELGTLKRMSEVVVEVAGVTPDQVAVVSGPNLAREIAAEEPTATVIACADHDRAVALQHACTTGYFRAYTNTDVVGCEVGGAGKNVIALATGMAAGMGFGDNTRASLITRGLAETARLGVALGADPITFAGLAGLGDLVATCSSPLSRNRTFGERLGRGESLAQAEEANHGQVAEGVKSCTSICELGLRHGVELPIADAVRRVCHEGLSAAEMGKELISRAPRPE